Below is a genomic region from Microbacterium sp. LWO12-1.2.
CCAAGCTCGCGCTCAGTGCGATCGTCCCGTAGCCCACCGCGTCGCCGTCGACGACGGGCGTGAGGGTCGTCGTCGCGTCGCCGCTGCCGTCGATCTGGGCACGGACGGTGGCAGACGTGGCGCCCGACACCTGCACCACATAGTGCGTGACGAAGAGTTCCTCCTCGCCGACCCATTCGAACCAGGTCTCGGCCTGACCGACGGTCGGCGATCCCTCGGGAACAGCAGGATCGACGGGGTCCACCGGGTCCACCGGATCGACGGGATCCACCGGGTCGACCGGCGTGACCGGCTTCTCGGGGACGGCCGGAGTGGGCGGAGCGGAGACCGGACCGGAAGGTGCCACAGGGTCGGGCGGTGTCTGGTCGGTCGGGGGAGCAGCGTCTTCTTTCGGGTCCGTGGCCGGCTCGTCGATGATGACGGGCTCGTCGAGCGTCATCGAGGCATCGGGGCCGACATCTGACGCGATCGACGAGGGGTCGCTGTCTCCGGCGTTGGGCTGCGATGCGGCGGGCTGCGCGCCGGCCAGGCCGGGGATGATCGTCGCGGCGGCGACGACACCGGCGACCACGAGTGCCGCAGACCCCGCGCCCACGAGGGCGCCCATGCCGGTGAGCATGCCACCGGTCGCCGCACCGCCGCCTGCCGAACCTGCCGCGCCACCGCCTGCTGCGGTGTTGCCACCGGCCGCACCGCCTGATCCGCTTCCCGATCCTGCGCCCATCGCGGCGGTCGTGCCGGACACGGTCGTGCCGGGGTCACCCGCGACGACGACTCCCGCAATGCCGGACGGTGCTGCGGCGAGGGCGACGATCGGCGCGCCCCCACCCTGCAGCGTCGCCAGATACCCGGCGGAGCCGGTGATACCGAGGACGAGGGGGAGGAGCACCAGAGCGAGGCGCTTCGAGACGTCCTTCGCCTCTGCGGCGACGATCATGCAGCGCGCGCACTCATCGAGGTGCAGCTCGAGGCGCTTGTAGTCGCGAGCGCTGAGGTTGCCCCGTGAGTACGCACCCAGGTGCTCGATCGTCCACTGGCAGTCGGAGCCGGGCGCGGCACTTCGCAGATGCGCCTGGATCCACGCTTCGCGCAGACCCTCCCTGGCGCGGAAGGCGAGTTGGGAGACGGCGCCGGACTTCATGCCGAGGAGCGGCGCGACATCCTGCGGCTTCATCTGCTCGATCTCGGTGTACCAGAGCACTTCCTGCCACCGCGAAGGGAGGCTGCGGAAGGCCTGCGCAGTGAGGCTGCGATCCAGCGCCTCGTTCGCCGCCTGATCGGTGCTGTCGGGGTCGGCGACGGAGTCGAGCTCGTCGATCGTCGACTCGCGACGCGACCGGCCCCACGCGGCCGCGGTGTTGCGGATGCTCGTGAACAGATAGGCGCGGAAAGAACCGTTTGGACCGCCACCCTTGACGATCGCCTGGTAGATGCGGGTGTACGACTCCTGCACGAGGTCGTCGGGGTCGATGGACGAGGTGACGGACCGAGCGACCGCGATGCCGGACGGGTAGTGGCGTCGCCAGAGTTCTCCGAACGCCTCCGTGTCACCCGAGCGGGTGCGGAGGATCAGATCGGCGTCAGCGATCGGCTCTTCGTGCGGAACGTTCTCTTCTTCGTGCACTTTCATCCATCTGTCGCGGGGCACTCGTGCGCCCTCACAAGAAGAGACGCGGGAGGGCGGCCCTCATCACGCGTCTTCTTCATTCTCACCCGAAATTCCCAGCAAGGCCACCCCTTCACAGAATTCCCTGCAAATCTTCTGGCTCAGAGAACCCCAGTTGGGAGGCCGCTTCCGGAGGGGGAGTCCAAGAATCTCGAAAAAAGATCGCGAAGCCGCGTAATGAATCGGCTCGGCCTTCGTCTCATCCCATAGAGACAGCCATACGAACTCCTCCGGGGGGCGGGGTTCGGGCGCTGGTGCGAGGGGCAACTGCACCAGCAGGGCGGGTCGGGAGCCTCGGGGGAGGAGTTCCCGGCCCCCCTCTCTATGAAGCGGGAACGAGGCCACCGATCTGGGGACCGGTGGCCTCCCTCCCGCGAAGACGAACCGGAGAACGCAGAGTTGCGCGTCGTCACGCGTCGTGCGGACCTCTTACCCGAAGAGCAGGTCTCCCACCCAGACGCGGACGACGCGCAGCTCTGCATCCCACAGCACCGCATCTCCGACGCGGCCGGGGCGCAGATCGCCGATCTCGGCGTCGCGACCGATCGCTCGTGCCGGTGTCTCCGTGAGGGCCTGGACTGCCGCAGACAGACTCACGCCCGCGCTCACCGCCCTCTGCAGTGCGATGTCCTGCGTGAGCGTCGAGCCGGCGATCGAGCCCGTGTCGTCGGCGCGGGCGATGCCATCGGCCACCGTGACGCTGACGGCTCCGAGGTCGTAGTGCCCGTCAGCGCTGCCGGCGGCAGCCATGGCGTCGGTGATCAACGCGACACGGCCAGGCGCCGCGTCGAACAGGAGCTTGATCACGCGCGGATCGAGGTGCACATCGTCGGCGATGGCTTCGAGCACCACGCGATGGTCCGCCGCGGCGGCGAGCACAGGGCCGGGCGCACGGTGGTGGATGCCCGGCATGGCGTTGAACGCGTGCGTGAGGATCGATGCCCCCGCTTCGAAGGCGGCGACAGCGACGTCCGCGTCCGCGCTCGTATGCCCGACCGCGGCAGCCGCTCCTGCCTCGACGATCTGGCGGATCGCGTCGAATCCGCCCGGCAGCTCCGGCGCGATCGTGACCTGCCGCACGGTGCCGCGGCCCGCCTCCAGCAACCGGGCGACGTCGTGTGCGGCGGGGGCGCGCAGCAGAGTCGGCTCGTGTGCGCCGTGGTGTGCCGGATCCAGGAACGGGCCTTCGAGATGCGAGCCGAGGATGTCGCCGTCGGTGCGCATGAGGTCGGCGACCAGGGCGACGTTGCGAGCGAGGTCGTCGAGGGAAGCCGTGACCAGTGAGACGACGGCCCGCGTGGTGCCGTGCTCGCGGTGCAGAGCGCGCGCGGTGCGGATGGCGTCGACGCCGTCGTCGAACGATGCGCCGGCGCCGCCGTGACCGTGGATGTCGATCAGGCCAGGGGTGAGCAGCGCTCCCTCTCCTGCAGCCGCAACGGCATCCACGACCTCGTCGGCCGGCGTCCAGTCCGTGCCGGTGCCGTGCGCGACGACGCGCCCGTTCTCGATCCGGACCCAGGCGTTCTCCACGATCTCGCCGCGCTCGACGAGCCGGGCGGAGTGGATGAGCAGCGAACCGCTCGTCGAGGACTGCACACTCATCGTTCGCTCCAGGGAATCTCGGCTGCGGCGTGGAAATCGATCCCTTCAGCCTTCCACAGCGGCGCGAGTGTCCCGAGCCGCGCGCGGAACGACTCCCACGCGCGCTCAGGACCCACTTGCGGCGACCAGGCCACTTCGGCCTGGGCTGCGGCGCGAGGGAAGACCAGCTGCTCGACCTCGCCGAGCGTGCGGGTGGTCTCGGACCAGAGCGGCGCTTCGACGCCGAGGATCGCGGTGTCCGGCACGTCGAGCACGGCCGTGGGTTCCCACTCGTACGCGGATCGGACGTCGATGGTCCCCGCCCAGGTCAGCCCGAGCGGGAAGTCGGGGGAGTACTTCATGTCGAGATACGTCACGTCGGCCGCCGACATGATCAGCGCGCCTCCGCGCTCGACGAAGTGCGCGGCCTCCTCCGCATGAGTGCCCTCGGGTGAGGTCTTGCCCCAGTACTGTCCGACGGTTCCCTCGGCGATGTGCGCCGCGGAGCCCATCTCGTGCCAGGCCACGGGGATCTTGCCCGCTTCCACCACGATCGCGGTCGCGCGCTCGGCGAACAGGTCGAAGTCCTCCTGCGCGGTGCCGAGCGACTCGTCGCCGCCGATGTGGAGGTACGGACCTGGCGTCATCTCGGCCAGTTCGCGCACGACGTCGCGCACGAAGTCGTAAGTGCGCTCCTCGTGGATGCGGACGCTGGAGTGCCCGACACCCCACCCGAGATAGGTCTCTCCGGCGACGGGCAGGGGCTGGCCGAGCCGCGCAGACTCGGCGATGAGGTTGTCGTTCAGCACCGGCACCTCGACGAGCTCGGGGTAGGCGACGCCGATCGCATGGGTGTGACCGGGCAGGTCGATCTCGGGGATCACGATCATGTGGCGCGATGCGGCATATGCCACGATCTCGCGGTAGGCGTCCTTCGTGTAGAAGCCGCCGGGGTCGCCGTTCGCCGATGTGGCGGATGCCCTCTCGGTCAGCAGCGGCCACGAGTCGATGTGCACGCGCCAACCCTGGTCGTCACTGAGGTGCAGGTGCAGGTGGTTGAGCTTGAGGGCGCTGGTGCTGTCGATGAACTTCTTCACGTCGTCGACGCCGAAGAAATGCCGGGCCACGTCGAGCATGACGCCGCGTCGAGCGAAGCGCGGGGAGTCCGCGACGTCGGCGCCGAGCAGTGCCCAGCCGGAATCGTCCTGTCGCAGCAGCTGCAGCAGCGTCTGCACGCCGTAGAAGAGTCCGGCCTCGTCGGCGCCGACGAGGATCGCGCGATCGCCGACCTCGAGCGTGTAGCCCTCCGGCGCCGAGGAACCCGTGTCTACGCGCAGCACGATCTCGGCGGGAGCCTCATCGGTGAGGGCGATGCGGATGCCGGTGCGGCGCTCGACCGCGTCGATCAGCTGGGCGGCCGCGGGGGAGGATCCGCACACGCGCGTGGTCGCCGTGATCGGCATCCGTCCCTCCCGTGCGACGGCGGAGACGGGCGCGGGGACGAGCGGAAGGGGGTGAGGAAGGACCATGAACAAAACCTACCCGTCGGTGTCGCCCAGTGGAATGGCGGACGTCGAATCGATTCTGTGATGGTTTACCGGAATGGGTCAGTCTGCGCGGCCTCCCTCATCGGCTATGCTCGTAACCGTCGCGACTGGCGTCTGGGTGGACTACCACCGGGGAGCGACTGACCACGGAATTCGACCGCGCGCCTGGGCCGATTGATACACCCTTCGAATCCGTTGTCAGAGGAGCATGTCATCATGACCGACCGTTACTTCAACGCCCCCCTCTCCGAGGTCGACCCGGAGATCGCCCAGGTTCTGGATCGTGAGCTGAAGCGTCAGCAGACGTTCCTCGAGATGATCGCCTCCGAGAACTTCGTGCCGGTCTCGGTGCTGCAGTCGCAGGGATCCGTGCTCACCAACAAGTACGCCGAGGGCTACCCCGGTCGCCGCTACTACGGCGGCTGCGAAGAGGTCGACGTCGCCGAGGAACTCGCGATCGCGCGCGCCAAGAGCCTGTTCGGCGCGGAGTTCGCGAACGTGCAGCCCCACTCCGGTGCATCGGCCAACGCGGCCGTG
It encodes:
- a CDS encoding sigma-70 family RNA polymerase sigma factor, yielding MHEEENVPHEEPIADADLILRTRSGDTEAFGELWRRHYPSGIAVARSVTSSIDPDDLVQESYTRIYQAIVKGGGPNGSFRAYLFTSIRNTAAAWGRSRRESTIDELDSVADPDSTDQAANEALDRSLTAQAFRSLPSRWQEVLWYTEIEQMKPQDVAPLLGMKSGAVSQLAFRAREGLREAWIQAHLRSAAPGSDCQWTIEHLGAYSRGNLSARDYKRLELHLDECARCMIVAAEAKDVSKRLALVLLPLVLGITGSAGYLATLQGGGAPIVALAAAPSGIAGVVVAGDPGTTVSGTTAAMGAGSGSGSGGAAGGNTAAGGGAAGSAGGGAATGGMLTGMGALVGAGSAALVVAGVVAAATIIPGLAGAQPAASQPNAGDSDPSSIASDVGPDASMTLDEPVIIDEPATDPKEDAAPPTDQTPPDPVAPSGPVSAPPTPAVPEKPVTPVDPVDPVDPVDPVDPVDPAVPEGSPTVGQAETWFEWVGEEELFVTHYVVQVSGATSATVRAQIDGSGDATTTLTPVVDGDAVGYGTIALSASLAQLCGNATVDFAYVNGDKVGTATTTTLWTLAPIPEWWLLVCALTGDGAEPSLVDASTIDELVADEPLPGADDTTTPVAEAPVEDAPATPTAPVEEAAPVEEAVPVEEAVPVEEAAPVEEAAPVEAASASAVAPVEDTTEAETAADSAPSAAEEPASAE
- a CDS encoding N-acetylglucosamine-6-phosphate deacetylase encodes the protein MSVQSSTSGSLLIHSARLVERGEIVENAWVRIENGRVVAHGTGTDWTPADEVVDAVAAAGEGALLTPGLIDIHGHGGAGASFDDGVDAIRTARALHREHGTTRAVVSLVTASLDDLARNVALVADLMRTDGDILGSHLEGPFLDPAHHGAHEPTLLRAPAAHDVARLLEAGRGTVRQVTIAPELPGGFDAIRQIVEAGAAAAVGHTSADADVAVAAFEAGASILTHAFNAMPGIHHRAPGPVLAAAADHRVVLEAIADDVHLDPRVIKLLFDAAPGRVALITDAMAAAGSADGHYDLGAVSVTVADGIARADDTGSIAGSTLTQDIALQRAVSAGVSLSAAVQALTETPARAIGRDAEIGDLRPGRVGDAVLWDAELRVVRVWVGDLLFG
- a CDS encoding family 20 glycosylhydrolase; protein product: MVLPHPLPLVPAPVSAVAREGRMPITATTRVCGSSPAAAQLIDAVERRTGIRIALTDEAPAEIVLRVDTGSSAPEGYTLEVGDRAILVGADEAGLFYGVQTLLQLLRQDDSGWALLGADVADSPRFARRGVMLDVARHFFGVDDVKKFIDSTSALKLNHLHLHLSDDQGWRVHIDSWPLLTERASATSANGDPGGFYTKDAYREIVAYAASRHMIVIPEIDLPGHTHAIGVAYPELVEVPVLNDNLIAESARLGQPLPVAGETYLGWGVGHSSVRIHEERTYDFVRDVVRELAEMTPGPYLHIGGDESLGTAQEDFDLFAERATAIVVEAGKIPVAWHEMGSAAHIAEGTVGQYWGKTSPEGTHAEEAAHFVERGGALIMSAADVTYLDMKYSPDFPLGLTWAGTIDVRSAYEWEPTAVLDVPDTAILGVEAPLWSETTRTLGEVEQLVFPRAAAQAEVAWSPQVGPERAWESFRARLGTLAPLWKAEGIDFHAAAEIPWSER